A single region of the Solwaraspora sp. WMMD406 genome encodes:
- a CDS encoding bifunctional diguanylate cyclase/phosphodiesterase: MTATVTELALTATLIFLVAVGFIVKWQLRIRSTAHAVSWCETAIVVGLAVAPVPLVVLCTGLGVGIALAIKSLPRMKAAFAIAKNMLVAGTAGIVLHLFGWQWPPPDLPALLIPLGVAYGVAVVLDELLTLPVIALDTHTKLRRLFKDGWGLRLASALVRYVLIVGALTILVADQLLLVAIPPLILCIHLAHAGQARARAEQQAWQRLARATDALNVVDLDAVLSTSVVQAAELFSTDRVEVELNDPARLVQGNNDGVRYDGLPGAAPANGVRTVIDAPLAGPDNESTIGTLRLCFTGTIRFSEREKYTLRTFASALCTAVRNATAYQQLIEVADRNAQAAAQDSLTGLANRRRLMEHGTELLGQRHADGITALLLIDLNHFKEINDTLGHAAGDTVLRQVAQRLSDSSQAGDLVARLGGDEFAVLLTTLPAPAIATHRADTLLTAICEPMELDGMRIRVEASGGIAVAPSNGGMPELLRRADVAMYQAKRSGSRIATYTRSGDTADVGRLALGGDLPRAVAQHEFSVSFQPIVDLGSGEVIAAEALARWQHPDRGRLDPRRFLETIERSGLLPAFVDAVLDQSLIAAATWAEAGFALPVAVNLSPRSLLDPRFPSAVLARLRAHDIPADRLILELTETLTISQLEVVDHVLGQLRDAGVRLALDDFGTGYSSLSVLARIPVHELKIARSFVMTMEGSTEAVAVIRSTVDLGRSLGLTVVAAGVESEPQRQALWALGCVAGQGHLFARPMPAHRLLAALQCGSSGRPGTLANPIHSEGAVIHLAQSRRVSSRTRSERVPHLPA, translated from the coding sequence ATGACCGCCACAGTCACCGAACTGGCGTTGACGGCCACCCTCATCTTCCTGGTGGCGGTCGGTTTCATCGTCAAATGGCAGCTGCGAATCCGATCGACCGCCCACGCCGTCTCCTGGTGCGAGACGGCCATCGTCGTCGGACTCGCGGTGGCCCCCGTACCGCTGGTGGTGCTCTGCACCGGGCTCGGCGTCGGCATCGCGCTGGCGATCAAGAGCCTGCCCCGGATGAAGGCCGCCTTCGCCATCGCCAAGAACATGCTGGTCGCCGGCACCGCCGGGATCGTCCTGCACCTGTTCGGCTGGCAGTGGCCGCCACCCGACCTGCCCGCACTGCTGATCCCGCTCGGCGTCGCGTACGGCGTCGCCGTGGTGCTGGACGAACTACTGACCCTGCCGGTCATCGCCCTGGACACCCACACCAAACTACGCAGACTCTTCAAGGACGGTTGGGGCCTGCGGCTGGCCAGCGCCCTGGTGCGGTACGTCCTGATCGTCGGAGCGCTGACCATCCTGGTCGCCGACCAGTTGCTGCTGGTGGCGATCCCACCCCTGATCCTCTGCATCCACCTGGCGCACGCCGGCCAGGCCCGCGCCCGGGCCGAGCAGCAGGCGTGGCAACGCCTCGCCCGGGCCACCGACGCGCTCAACGTCGTCGACCTCGACGCCGTCCTGTCCACCTCGGTGGTGCAGGCCGCCGAACTCTTCTCCACCGACCGGGTCGAGGTCGAACTCAACGACCCCGCCCGCCTGGTCCAAGGCAACAACGACGGCGTCCGGTACGACGGCCTACCCGGTGCCGCACCCGCCAATGGCGTACGCACCGTCATCGACGCACCACTCGCCGGCCCGGACAACGAATCCACCATCGGCACACTGCGCCTCTGCTTCACCGGCACGATCCGGTTCTCCGAACGGGAGAAGTACACCCTGCGCACCTTCGCGTCCGCGCTGTGCACAGCCGTCCGCAACGCCACGGCGTACCAGCAGTTGATCGAGGTCGCCGACCGCAACGCCCAGGCCGCCGCCCAGGACTCGCTGACCGGTCTGGCCAACCGGCGCCGGCTGATGGAGCACGGCACCGAACTGCTCGGCCAGCGACATGCCGACGGCATCACCGCCCTGCTGCTGATCGATCTCAACCACTTCAAGGAGATCAACGACACACTGGGACACGCCGCCGGCGACACGGTACTCCGGCAGGTCGCCCAACGATTGTCCGACAGCAGCCAGGCCGGCGACCTCGTCGCCCGGCTCGGCGGCGACGAGTTCGCCGTCCTGCTCACCACCCTGCCGGCACCGGCGATCGCCACGCACCGGGCCGACACCCTGCTCACCGCCATCTGTGAACCGATGGAACTCGACGGCATGCGGATCAGGGTCGAGGCCAGCGGCGGAATCGCGGTCGCGCCGAGCAACGGCGGCATGCCGGAACTGCTGCGCCGCGCCGACGTAGCGATGTACCAGGCGAAACGGTCGGGCAGTCGGATCGCCACCTACACACGCAGCGGGGACACCGCCGACGTCGGCCGACTCGCCCTCGGCGGTGATCTGCCCCGAGCGGTCGCCCAGCACGAGTTCAGCGTCAGCTTCCAACCGATCGTCGACCTCGGCAGCGGAGAGGTGATCGCCGCCGAGGCGTTGGCCAGATGGCAGCATCCCGACCGTGGCCGGCTCGACCCGCGCCGTTTCCTGGAGACGATCGAACGCTCCGGCCTGCTTCCGGCCTTCGTCGACGCCGTCCTCGACCAATCCTTGATCGCCGCCGCCACCTGGGCGGAAGCCGGCTTCGCCCTGCCGGTCGCGGTCAACCTCTCGCCCCGCAGCCTGCTCGATCCGCGTTTTCCCAGCGCCGTACTCGCCCGGCTGCGCGCTCACGACATCCCGGCCGACCGGCTCATCCTGGAGCTGACCGAGACGCTGACCATCAGCCAACTCGAAGTCGTCGACCATGTCCTGGGCCAGCTACGCGACGCCGGTGTCCGGCTCGCCCTGGACGATTTCGGCACCGGCTACTCGTCGTTGTCGGTCCTGGCCCGGATCCCGGTGCACGAGCTGAAGATCGCCCGGTCCTTCGTGATGACGATGGAAGGCTCCACCGAGGCCGTCGCGGTCATCCGGTCCACCGTCGATCTCGGCCGCAGCCTGGGGCTGACCGTCGTCGCCGCCGGAGTCGAGAGCGAACCACAACGCCAGGCGCTCTGGGCGCTGGGTTGCGTCGCCGGACAGGGGCACCTCTTCGCCCGGCCGATGCCGGCCCACCGGCTGCTGGCCGCGTTGCAGTGCGGCTCGAGCGGACGTCCCGGCACCCTCGCCAACCCGATCCACAGCGAAGGTGCCGTCATCCACCTCGCCCAGAGCCGCAGGGTGAGCAGCCGTACCAGGTCGGAGCGCGTGCCGCACCTGCCGGCCTAG
- a CDS encoding glycosyltransferase 87 family protein, whose protein sequence is MIVRAAAVEVRQRWHQLNHSDGALTGDLWLYLLSAVFAALTAVATELPAHQAWAGVATAGYAVMTLIVLGQLLIRRYAGPPSCAPAESTGPRRRGPTRFADAVTGTGARAWSTAVAWALTVGVPLTLQATQRAAGHTERAQEEVLVVEDGGARLLADGSPYLSKEEIAAIPADERLLGYLPYQPGMAIFGIPRALTTPDWWTDARIWFALGTLVTLAAAGALVRRRTGTVGPALIRAVQLTVVLPLGALALSTGGDDLPVLTLALLALVLCAAGRYGTAGTAIGTAAALKIIAWPVLAVLLVHAATRGRRALVRLATGALIIPVAVVLPAALTDGAALLHNVAGFPFGAGLVPTPAASPLPGQLIADWLPYGRAVATVLLLLAGAVIAVRVLRDPPGTAAAAALVCGYGLLVAILLMPSTRFGYLLYPVALLSWVPVLRTVQVPR, encoded by the coding sequence ATGATCGTCCGGGCGGCCGCTGTCGAGGTCCGCCAGCGTTGGCACCAGCTGAACCACTCCGACGGAGCACTCACCGGCGACCTGTGGCTGTACCTGCTGTCCGCCGTCTTCGCCGCGCTCACCGCGGTGGCGACCGAACTCCCTGCCCACCAGGCCTGGGCCGGCGTGGCCACCGCCGGCTACGCCGTCATGACCCTCATCGTGCTGGGACAGCTCCTGATTCGCCGGTACGCCGGCCCACCGTCCTGCGCGCCGGCCGAGTCCACCGGTCCACGGCGTCGGGGACCGACCCGGTTCGCCGACGCCGTCACCGGCACCGGGGCCCGCGCCTGGTCGACCGCGGTGGCCTGGGCACTCACCGTCGGCGTACCACTGACGCTGCAGGCGACCCAGCGGGCCGCCGGGCACACCGAACGGGCGCAGGAAGAGGTACTGGTCGTCGAGGACGGCGGTGCCCGGCTCCTCGCCGACGGCAGCCCGTACCTGTCCAAGGAGGAGATCGCGGCCATTCCGGCCGACGAGCGTCTCCTCGGCTACCTGCCGTACCAGCCGGGAATGGCGATCTTCGGGATCCCGCGTGCGCTGACCACACCCGACTGGTGGACCGACGCGCGAATCTGGTTCGCCCTCGGGACCCTGGTCACCCTCGCCGCAGCCGGCGCGCTGGTCCGCCGCCGCACCGGTACGGTCGGACCCGCGCTGATCCGGGCCGTCCAGCTGACCGTCGTGCTGCCGCTGGGTGCGCTGGCGTTGAGCACCGGCGGCGATGATCTGCCGGTCCTGACGCTCGCGCTGCTCGCCCTCGTGCTCTGCGCCGCCGGTCGTTACGGCACCGCCGGTACGGCGATCGGCACCGCCGCCGCGCTCAAGATCATCGCCTGGCCGGTCCTGGCGGTGCTGTTGGTCCACGCCGCCACCCGTGGGCGCCGTGCCCTGGTCCGGCTCGCCACCGGCGCGCTGATCATCCCGGTGGCCGTGGTCCTTCCGGCCGCGCTCACCGACGGAGCCGCGCTGCTGCACAACGTGGCGGGCTTCCCGTTCGGTGCCGGTCTGGTGCCGACACCGGCGGCGTCCCCGCTACCGGGGCAGCTGATCGCCGATTGGCTGCCGTACGGCCGGGCGGTCGCCACCGTGCTGCTCCTGCTGGCCGGGGCGGTCATCGCCGTCCGGGTCCTGCGGGATCCGCCGGGTACGGCCGCCGCCGCCGCACTGGTCTGCGGGTACGGCCTGCTGGTGGCGATCCTGCTGATGCCGTCGACCCGGTTCGGCTACCTGCTGTATCCGGTCGCGCTGCTGAGCTGGGTGCCGGTGCTGCGTACGGTCCAGGTGCCCCGTTGA